In Candidatus Promineifilum breve, one genomic interval encodes:
- a CDS encoding electron transfer flavoprotein subunit beta/FixA family protein → MKVVVCVKQTPSTTAVFAVKDGAVSWEDPGGKPNVVNPWDEYAVEEAIKFKEDRGASDAIALCVGDAASDEALKTCLAMGCTEAVLVSDPALAGSDTLGTARTLAAAIGKIGDVQVALFGKQAIDGDSGHVPVQTARVLGWTPLTYVSAIKSVDGGSITVERLTDDGKETVSAKLPVVLSVVKELNEPRYPSFMGIRKASKAVIPTWSAGDVGVSNAGAAAAKSDWSKVYPVPPREGEVEMIAADSVEEQARILVNKLFEEKVI, encoded by the coding sequence ATGAAAGTAGTCGTGTGCGTGAAACAAACGCCCAGCACGACCGCCGTATTCGCGGTGAAAGACGGCGCCGTCAGTTGGGAAGACCCCGGCGGCAAGCCCAACGTCGTCAATCCCTGGGACGAATACGCGGTCGAAGAAGCGATTAAGTTTAAGGAAGATCGCGGCGCGTCGGACGCCATTGCGCTGTGCGTGGGCGACGCGGCCAGCGATGAAGCCCTGAAGACCTGTCTGGCGATGGGCTGCACCGAGGCGGTGCTCGTGTCCGACCCGGCGCTGGCCGGCTCCGACACGCTGGGCACGGCCCGCACCCTGGCCGCCGCCATCGGCAAGATCGGCGACGTGCAGGTGGCCCTGTTCGGCAAGCAGGCCATCGACGGCGATTCGGGCCACGTGCCGGTGCAGACGGCGCGCGTCCTCGGCTGGACGCCCCTGACCTACGTCTCGGCCATCAAGTCGGTCGACGGCGGCAGCATCACCGTCGAGCGCCTGACCGACGACGGCAAGGAGACGGTCAGCGCCAAGCTGCCGGTCGTCCTCAGCGTCGTGAAGGAACTCAACGAGCCGCGCTACCCGTCCTTCATGGGCATCCGCAAGGCCAGCAAGGCCGTCATCCCCACCTGGTCGGCGGGCGATGTCGGCGTCAGCAATGCCGGCGCGGCGGCGGCCAAGTCGGATTGGTCGAAGGTCTATCCCGTGCCGCCGCGTGAGGGCGAGGTCGAGATGATCGCCGCCGACAGCGTGGAAGAACAGGCGCGCATCCTGGTCAATAAACTGTTTGAGGAGAAGGTCATATGA
- a CDS encoding electron transfer flavoprotein subunit alpha/FixB family protein, translating to MSGGVWVFIENRDGAIGAISREALGAARVVADGLGAPLTGLVFGHNLGGAAGAAFDLGADAVIAADDATLAGGRLEALGPLVVKLAQERQPDVIILGASTRGRDLAAWVGADLDAGVIAEAIDLSVAGQTVKATRGVYTGKLLCDTFVKSAPQIITLRGRAFAQAAATGKSGSPEMVSAAVAEDAIPTKVLGFEGKGGKVSLSDAGKIVSGGRGVGGPEGFEPLRELADVLGAALGASRATVDAGWIAYDHQVGQTGKTVAPDLYIACGISGAIQHQAGMRSSKVVVAVNKDPDAPIFKLARYGIVGDLFKIVPALTAEFKKRLN from the coding sequence ATGAGCGGTGGCGTGTGGGTATTCATTGAGAATCGTGACGGCGCGATTGGCGCCATCAGCCGCGAGGCGCTCGGCGCGGCCCGCGTCGTGGCCGACGGCCTCGGCGCGCCGCTCACCGGCCTGGTCTTCGGCCACAATCTCGGCGGCGCGGCCGGCGCGGCCTTCGATCTGGGCGCGGACGCGGTCATCGCCGCCGACGACGCCACGCTGGCCGGTGGACGGCTGGAGGCGCTCGGCCCGCTGGTCGTCAAGCTGGCCCAGGAACGCCAGCCGGACGTCATCATCTTGGGCGCATCCACCCGCGGCCGCGATCTGGCCGCCTGGGTTGGGGCCGATCTGGACGCGGGCGTCATCGCCGAGGCCATCGACCTGAGCGTCGCGGGGCAGACCGTGAAGGCCACCCGCGGCGTCTACACCGGCAAACTGCTGTGCGACACGTTCGTCAAGAGCGCGCCGCAGATCATCACCCTGCGCGGCCGGGCCTTCGCCCAGGCGGCCGCCACCGGCAAGAGCGGCTCGCCGGAGATGGTCAGCGCCGCCGTGGCCGAAGATGCCATCCCGACCAAAGTCCTCGGCTTCGAGGGCAAGGGCGGCAAGGTCAGCCTGAGTGACGCGGGCAAGATCGTCAGCGGTGGGCGCGGCGTGGGCGGGCCGGAAGGGTTCGAGCCGCTGCGCGAGCTGGCCGATGTGCTCGGCGCGGCGCTGGGCGCCTCGCGGGCCACGGTCGACGCCGGCTGGATCGCCTACGATCATCAGGTCGGCCAGACGGGCAAGACCGTCGCCCCCGATCTCTACATCGCCTGCGGCATCAGCGGCGCCATCCAGCACCAGGCCGGTATGCGCAGCTCGAAGGTCGTCGTCGCCGTCAACAAAGACCCCGACGCGCCGATCTTCAAGCTGGCCCGCTACGGCATCGTCGGCGATCTGTTCAAGATCGTCCCGGCCCTGACGGCCGAATTCAAGAAACGTCTCAACTAA
- the rsgA gene encoding ribosome small subunit-dependent GTPase A, with amino-acid sequence MNEGLIIKAQSGFFTVQPDGGGEPVICQIRGRLKQERLRTAIAAVGDRVTYTVNADGSGLIQSVAERHSALSRTRTIAGNDRNLQTDREQVLVANPDQVVFVFSVRNPAFSPRKLDRFLVVAEMNHLPAVICANKVDLVDAGEARAMFRPYEAIGYPVIHTSTLTGEGIDALRETLRGRISVLAGSSGVGKSSLLNAVQADLGLRVKQVSDTTGKGLHTTRHVELIPLDVGGYVADTPGIRSLALFDLEPEELDAYFREIGPLVDQCAFSDCTHTHEPNCAVRAAVEDGRVSFERYDSYLRLREEQQGLQDKKY; translated from the coding sequence TTGAACGAAGGCCTGATCATTAAAGCCCAGAGCGGCTTCTTCACCGTCCAGCCCGACGGCGGTGGGGAGCCGGTCATCTGCCAGATTCGCGGGCGTCTGAAGCAGGAGCGCCTGCGCACGGCCATCGCCGCCGTCGGCGATCGGGTGACGTACACGGTCAACGCCGATGGCAGCGGCCTGATCCAGTCCGTGGCCGAGCGCCATTCGGCCCTGTCGCGCACGCGCACGATTGCCGGCAACGACCGCAATCTGCAAACCGACCGCGAGCAGGTGCTCGTGGCGAACCCCGATCAGGTTGTCTTCGTCTTTTCGGTGCGTAATCCGGCCTTTAGCCCGCGCAAGCTCGACCGCTTCCTGGTCGTGGCCGAGATGAACCATCTGCCGGCTGTCATCTGCGCCAACAAGGTCGATCTGGTCGACGCCGGCGAGGCGCGGGCCATGTTCCGCCCCTACGAGGCCATCGGCTACCCGGTCATCCACACCAGCACCCTGACCGGCGAGGGCATCGATGCCCTGCGCGAGACGTTGCGCGGCCGAATCTCCGTGCTGGCCGGGTCGTCGGGCGTGGGCAAGTCGAGCCTGCTCAACGCCGTGCAAGCGGATTTGGGGCTGCGCGTGAAGCAGGTCAGCGACACCACCGGCAAGGGGCTGCACACCACGCGCCACGTGGAACTCATCCCCCTCGACGTGGGCGGCTACGTGGCCGACACGCCGGGCATCCGCAGCCTGGCCCTGTTCGATCTGGAGCCGGAGGAACTGGACGCCTACTTCCGCGAGATCGGCCCGCTGGTCGATCAATGCGCCTTCAGCGACTGCACCCACACCCACGAGCCGAACTGCGCCGTGCGCGCGGCGGTCGAAGACGGGCGCGTGTCGTTTGAGCGGTATGATAGTTATTTACGGTTGCGGGAGGAGCAGCAGGGGTTGCAGGATAAGAAGTATTAA
- a CDS encoding CobW family GTP-binding protein — protein MEPCDYAAAGASIPLTILTGFLGAGKTTLLNRILSGDHGLRVAVLVNDFGAINIDADLVVGITGDVISLANGCICCSLRDDLVEAVLQTIARPERPEYILLEASGVADPAGITLAFHTPRLRDRIRLDSVTCVLDAQQLFAYPDYPELLQLQLHQIAFADMVILNKVDLASPETLRRIHGLIDDHFNNIRLVETSYCDVPYEILLGVGRFDPARLMTAAAPNGEHRHHTTRPAFDTWSFETDRPLSLAALEGAAQRLPGGVFRCKGIVYLAEEPERPAVLQVVCRRVEITRLAGWERQRPATRIVTISAPGSVDRDELWRRFAGCLAEPV, from the coding sequence ATGGAGCCTTGCGATTATGCCGCGGCCGGCGCGTCGATCCCGCTGACCATCCTGACCGGCTTTCTGGGCGCGGGCAAGACGACCTTGCTCAACCGCATCCTGAGCGGCGATCATGGTCTGCGGGTGGCTGTGTTGGTCAATGATTTCGGCGCCATCAACATCGATGCCGATCTCGTGGTAGGCATCACCGGCGACGTGATTAGTTTGGCTAACGGCTGCATCTGCTGTAGTTTGCGCGATGATCTGGTCGAGGCTGTGTTGCAGACTATCGCCCGGCCGGAGCGCCCGGAGTACATCCTTCTGGAGGCCAGCGGCGTGGCCGACCCGGCGGGCATCACGCTGGCCTTCCACACCCCCCGCCTGCGCGACCGCATCCGCCTGGACAGTGTGACCTGCGTGCTGGACGCGCAGCAACTCTTTGCCTATCCCGACTACCCGGAACTATTACAGCTACAGCTGCACCAAATCGCCTTCGCCGACATGGTTATCCTGAACAAGGTCGATCTGGCCTCGCCGGAGACGCTGCGGCGGATCCACGGACTGATCGACGATCATTTCAACAACATCCGCCTGGTCGAGACCAGCTATTGCGACGTGCCCTACGAGATTCTGTTGGGCGTTGGCCGCTTCGACCCGGCGCGCCTGATGACGGCCGCTGCGCCCAATGGCGAGCACCGCCATCACACGACACGGCCCGCGTTCGATACGTGGAGCTTCGAAACCGACCGGCCCCTGTCGCTGGCGGCGCTGGAGGGGGCAGCGCAGCGGCTGCCGGGCGGCGTCTTCCGTTGCAAAGGCATCGTCTACCTGGCCGAGGAGCCGGAGCGGCCGGCCGTCTTGCAGGTGGTCTGCCGGCGGGTGGAGATAACGCGGTTGGCGGGCTGGGAGAGGCAGCGGCCGGCGACGCGGATCGTGACGATTAGCGCGCCGGGTAGCGTTGATCGCGACGAGTTATGGCGGCGGTTTGCGGGGTGTCTGGCGGAGCCGGTTTAA
- the gntH gene encoding guanitoxin biosynthesis MBL fold metallo-hydrolase GntH: MSTDAVIDIDKRTNGDAPVTSVVHNPYGSPPGSGVTLPPGYQPTPSVKNKNNYFPQSEPLGPDEMRIIFMGSQPWPPRLSQAGTCIMVELGNGKRFFFDFGPGCLRNIIANQVPIPEINDIFLTHLHLDHYADIPYLWQFAPFNGRWKPLRIHGPSSSRPELGTRAMVDHMAQMGLWTSIQAQGMPLHDGYEFEVNEFDYRDDGGVCYDKDGVVITHWRRSHAADGASAYRLDWNGLSFVWTGDGKPDKLTAQYAKGVDVFVTEMAVDIVRLWALKQGVSPFIGAFTVDNFHTTHYAFGYLANLVQPRLAMATHVSFDRELVGEMMAGVRMHYPGFFAFGIDHTVVNVTKDNLWIREAALPESTNTARASSEWLLQNQFDGAVPPPAMAQNPFTPIQEQYVRDQEIDPALFTPTDQVRQWAHPLPPTFPLDPAKTLGL, encoded by the coding sequence ATGAGTACCGATGCTGTGATCGATATTGACAAGCGGACAAACGGCGACGCGCCGGTGACAAGCGTGGTCCACAATCCGTATGGCTCACCGCCCGGCAGCGGCGTGACCCTGCCGCCGGGCTACCAGCCAACCCCTTCCGTCAAGAACAAGAACAACTACTTCCCCCAGAGCGAGCCGCTAGGCCCCGACGAGATGCGCATCATCTTCATGGGCAGCCAGCCCTGGCCGCCGCGCCTGAGCCAGGCCGGCACGTGTATCATGGTCGAGTTGGGCAACGGTAAGCGATTCTTCTTCGACTTCGGCCCCGGCTGTCTGCGCAACATCATCGCCAACCAGGTGCCCATACCGGAAATCAACGACATCTTCCTGACCCACCTGCACCTGGATCATTACGCCGACATCCCCTACCTCTGGCAGTTTGCGCCCTTCAATGGCCGGTGGAAGCCGCTACGCATCCATGGGCCGTCGAGCAGCCGGCCCGAGCTGGGCACGCGCGCGATGGTCGACCACATGGCCCAGATGGGCCTGTGGACATCGATCCAGGCCCAGGGGATGCCGCTGCACGACGGCTACGAGTTCGAAGTCAACGAGTTCGACTACCGCGACGACGGCGGGGTTTGCTATGATAAGGACGGCGTCGTCATTACCCACTGGCGGCGCTCGCACGCCGCCGACGGCGCCTCGGCCTACCGGCTGGACTGGAACGGTCTATCGTTCGTCTGGACGGGCGACGGCAAGCCCGACAAGCTGACGGCGCAGTATGCCAAGGGCGTCGACGTGTTCGTGACCGAGATGGCGGTCGATATCGTCCGGCTGTGGGCGCTCAAGCAGGGCGTCTCGCCGTTTATCGGTGCCTTCACGGTGGACAACTTTCATACCACTCATTACGCGTTTGGCTATCTGGCCAATCTTGTCCAGCCCCGACTGGCGATGGCTACCCATGTCTCCTTCGACCGCGAGCTGGTCGGCGAGATGATGGCCGGCGTACGGATGCACTATCCGGGGTTCTTTGCCTTCGGCATCGATCACACCGTTGTCAATGTCACCAAGGACAACCTGTGGATCCGCGAAGCCGCCCTGCCCGAATCGACGAATACCGCCCGGGCGTCGTCGGAGTGGCTGCTGCAGAATCAGTTCGATGGTGCGGTGCCGCCGCCGGCGATGGCCCAAAACCCATTCACGCCCATCCAGGAGCAATACGTCCGCGATCAGGAGATCGATCCGGCGCTATTCACGCCTACGGACCAGGTGCGCCAGTGGGCCCATCCGCTGCCGCCAACCTTCCCGCTGGACCCGGCCAAGACCCTGGGCCTGTAG
- a CDS encoding response regulator, translated as MNVLLVDDHQLLLEGLYTLLTAHGLEVVGLAGDGLEAVRLARALRPDVILMDVHMPRCDGLEATRRIKAEMPATRIVILTTSDEDLFEAVKSGACGYLLKSMNADELVDCLRQANEGIPPFSPGLANKLLGEFARLAGQNMPPAGMTARPLDELTSRQREVLSLVAEGLSYKEVGARLNLSPSTIKYHMAEITAQLHLEHRAQVLAYAGKQGLGAMS; from the coding sequence ATGAACGTGTTGCTGGTTGACGATCACCAATTGTTGCTGGAAGGGCTGTATACCCTGTTGACGGCCCACGGCCTGGAGGTGGTCGGCCTGGCCGGGGACGGGTTGGAGGCTGTGAGGCTGGCCCGTGCCCTGAGGCCGGATGTTATCCTGATGGACGTTCATATGCCGCGCTGTGACGGGCTGGAGGCGACTCGTCGCATCAAGGCCGAGATGCCCGCGACCCGGATCGTCATTCTTACGACGTCGGACGAGGACCTGTTCGAGGCGGTGAAGAGCGGCGCTTGTGGCTACCTGCTCAAGAGTATGAACGCCGACGAGCTGGTCGACTGCTTGCGCCAGGCGAATGAGGGCATCCCGCCTTTCTCACCTGGGCTGGCCAACAAGCTGCTGGGCGAGTTCGCGCGGCTGGCCGGACAAAACATGCCGCCCGCCGGCATGACGGCGCGGCCGTTGGATGAATTGACCTCCCGCCAGCGCGAGGTGCTCTCCCTGGTAGCCGAGGGGCTATCGTATAAGGAGGTGGGCGCGCGCCTGAATCTAAGCCCGTCCACCATCAAGTATCACATGGCCGAGATCACCGCCCAACTTCATCTGGAGCATCGCGCCCAGGTGTTGGCCTATGCCGGAAAGCAGGGACTAGGGGCTATGAGCTAG
- a CDS encoding TetR/AcrR family transcriptional regulator, with protein sequence MKKQPEATALTRENLMEAFWGLYCQKNVNHISIKEITDRAGYHRSTFYEYFVDIYDLLNQLEESLLADIKQEVLHSLVVGPNEDILQGLADIYESNGKYLSVLLGENGDPYFSTKLKAVMRPVLTESFGMSASDIHTAYIFEFGFAAILSTITHWYQSNKNLPSKELVFIIRFMLMNGPYALVRKYSALSSDPILPSAPG encoded by the coding sequence ATGAAAAAGCAGCCTGAAGCTACGGCTCTAACCAGAGAGAACCTCATGGAGGCATTTTGGGGCTTGTATTGTCAGAAAAACGTCAACCACATTTCGATCAAAGAGATTACCGATCGAGCCGGTTATCATCGGAGCACGTTTTACGAGTATTTTGTCGATATTTACGATTTATTGAATCAATTAGAGGAGTCGCTTTTGGCTGATATCAAGCAAGAGGTGTTGCACAGCCTGGTGGTTGGACCCAATGAAGATATATTACAAGGGCTAGCGGATATTTATGAATCGAACGGCAAGTATCTCAGTGTGCTGTTGGGGGAAAATGGAGATCCATATTTTTCAACAAAGCTGAAAGCGGTGATGCGGCCCGTTCTGACAGAGAGTTTTGGTATGTCGGCGAGCGATATTCATACGGCCTATATTTTTGAATTTGGTTTTGCCGCGATCTTATCAACGATCACGCATTGGTATCAAAGCAACAAAAATCTGCCTTCGAAAGAATTGGTTTTCATCATACGCTTCATGTTGATGAACGGGCCATACGCACTGGTTCGTAAATATTCTGCCTTATCGTCTGATCCAATATTACCATCCGCCCCGGGCTAA
- a CDS encoding HXXEE domain-containing protein — protein MNFMRKNWYYVGAALFVVLGIGLAIFWNDMSLLRKLMWLSFMALLAHQFEEYGRPGGFPAVTNIAWMPSADGKPDRYKLNRQGALFANVFFGYLFYILAILFPNLIWVGLATVLFGMAQLGVHGIIINRKLRSIYNPGLFTVVFLFWPIGLYYIWYVVVNQLVQWWMWPLAIVYLALAAYFGLYVLAFRIFADPNSPYPFEPSEMERFHVKEKLAKMSA, from the coding sequence ATGAATTTCATGCGCAAGAACTGGTACTATGTTGGCGCTGCACTATTTGTCGTGCTAGGGATTGGATTGGCAATTTTCTGGAACGACATGAGCCTGCTGCGGAAATTGATGTGGCTCAGCTTTATGGCTTTACTGGCCCATCAATTCGAAGAGTATGGGCGGCCGGGCGGTTTTCCGGCGGTGACGAACATTGCCTGGATGCCCAGCGCAGACGGAAAACCTGATCGATATAAGTTGAACCGGCAAGGCGCACTGTTCGCCAATGTATTCTTTGGTTACCTTTTCTACATCCTGGCGATCCTTTTTCCCAATCTGATCTGGGTTGGATTGGCGACGGTCTTGTTTGGCATGGCGCAATTGGGCGTTCATGGGATCATCATTAATCGCAAATTGCGTTCCATCTATAACCCTGGTCTCTTTACTGTGGTCTTCCTTTTCTGGCCGATTGGCCTCTATTACATCTGGTATGTGGTTGTCAATCAGCTTGTCCAATGGTGGATGTGGCCGTTGGCAATCGTTTACCTGGCTCTGGCCGCGTACTTTGGGTTATACGTGCTGGCCTTTCGCATATTTGCGGATCCGAACTCGCCCTATCCATTTGAGCCAAGTGAAATGGAACGTTTCCATGTCAAAGAGAAACTCGCCAAGATGTCGGCTTGA
- a CDS encoding cytidine deaminase, which translates to MNDITEELRDRLIAAACEARTRAYAPYSRFTVGAALLADDGRVYTGVNVENASYGLTVCAERNAVGTMAGAGGRRVLALAVCTANGVTPCGACRQVLSEFVDHAGDAPVWIVDGRGNVRDTTMATLLPDSFGPRHLT; encoded by the coding sequence ATGAACGATATAACCGAAGAACTGCGCGACCGGTTGATCGCCGCGGCCTGCGAGGCGCGGACGCGGGCCTATGCGCCTTACTCGCGCTTCACCGTTGGCGCGGCGCTGCTGGCCGATGACGGCCGCGTCTATACCGGCGTCAACGTCGAGAACGCCTCCTATGGCCTGACCGTCTGCGCCGAGCGCAATGCCGTGGGGACGATGGCCGGCGCGGGCGGGCGGCGGGTGCTGGCGTTGGCCGTCTGCACCGCCAACGGCGTGACGCCCTGTGGCGCGTGCCGGCAGGTGCTCAGCGAGTTCGTCGACCACGCGGGGGACGCGCCGGTGTGGATTGTGGATGGGAGGGGGAATGTGCGAGATACGACGATGGCTACATTGTTACCGGATAGTTTCGGGCCGCGGCATCTTACCTAG
- a CDS encoding NTP transferase domain-containing protein, whose amino-acid sequence MIAVVLLAAGQGVRMNSRKQKILHEVGGRPMVLHAFLAAAEVADLPPVLVVGPDESGVRALIGDRATYAVQPEPLGTGHATLMAADALRGRADRVVVTYGDMPLLRAATMCRLVDAQRQSGAAVALLSVAGGPESTFGRVVRDASGGVGEIVEVAEARRRPNAAELLAIGELNAGVYCFDGDWLWATIPNLPIRQARRGNEYYLTDLIELAVAQGRAVVAVAADDPDEGLGAGTRAEMVEVERAFRRRVNAHWLANGVTLVEPDATWIGPDVTIGGDTVIWPNTFLQGQTTIGEACVIGPNAIVRDATVGRHCRIEQSVIEKMNVPDDTTIRPGVWRRPRGRRSGAA is encoded by the coding sequence ATGATCGCTGTCGTTCTCCTCGCCGCCGGCCAAGGCGTGCGCATGAATTCCCGGAAGCAGAAAATTTTGCACGAGGTCGGCGGGCGGCCGATGGTGCTCCACGCCTTTCTGGCCGCGGCCGAGGTGGCCGACCTGCCGCCGGTGTTGGTTGTTGGCCCAGATGAATCGGGCGTGCGGGCGCTCATCGGCGACCGGGCCACCTACGCCGTCCAGCCCGAACCGCTGGGCACGGGCCACGCCACGCTGATGGCCGCCGACGCGCTGCGCGGCCGGGCTGATCGGGTTGTCGTCACCTATGGCGACATGCCCCTGCTGCGGGCGGCGACGATGTGCCGGCTGGTGGACGCCCAACGCCAGAGCGGCGCGGCCGTGGCCCTGCTGTCCGTTGCCGGCGGGCCGGAGAGTACCTTCGGCCGGGTGGTGCGCGACGCGTCCGGCGGCGTGGGCGAGATTGTCGAAGTGGCCGAGGCGCGGCGGCGGCCGAACGCGGCCGAACTGCTGGCGATTGGCGAACTGAACGCCGGGGTCTACTGCTTCGACGGCGACTGGCTATGGGCCACTATCCCCAACCTGCCCATTCGCCAGGCGCGGCGGGGCAACGAGTATTACCTGACCGACCTGATCGAACTGGCCGTGGCCCAGGGGCGGGCAGTGGTGGCCGTGGCCGCCGACGATCCCGACGAGGGGCTGGGCGCGGGCACGCGGGCCGAGATGGTCGAGGTCGAGCGCGCCTTCCGCCGGCGGGTCAACGCCCATTGGTTAGCCAACGGCGTGACGCTGGTGGAGCCGGACGCCACCTGGATCGGCCCGGACGTGACCATCGGCGGCGATACCGTCATCTGGCCCAATACCTTTCTGCAAGGGCAAACGACCATCGGCGAGGCGTGCGTCATCGGCCCCAACGCCATCGTGCGCGACGCGACCGTGGGCCGGCACTGCCGCATCGAGCAATCGGTGATCGAAAAGATGAACGTGCCCGACGACACGACAATCCGGCCGGGCGTATGGCGGCGGCCGCGCGGTCGTCGCAGTGGAGCAGCATGA
- a CDS encoding DinB family protein has protein sequence MNRQQLLNKIDVAWTALQASFHGLSAAQLTQPGVTGDWSVKDILAHVTTWEEEALHHLPHIREGKRPPRYADLYGGIDAFNALKTEENRRRSLDEVMARFEEVHARLVATIETAPDDLIATETRFRRRIRLDTYSHYPIHTQAIREWREKEKNSG, from the coding sequence ATGAATAGACAACAGCTTCTCAACAAGATCGACGTGGCGTGGACGGCGCTCCAGGCATCGTTTCACGGGCTATCGGCGGCGCAACTGACCCAGCCGGGTGTCACCGGCGACTGGTCGGTGAAGGACATTTTGGCCCATGTGACCACCTGGGAAGAGGAGGCATTGCATCACCTGCCCCACATCCGCGAGGGAAAACGGCCGCCGCGCTACGCCGATCTCTACGGCGGCATCGACGCCTTCAACGCCCTCAAGACCGAGGAGAACCGCCGACGCTCGCTGGACGAGGTAATGGCGCGCTTCGAGGAAGTCCACGCCCGGCTCGTAGCCACTATCGAGACCGCGCCCGACGACCTGATCGCCACCGAGACGCGCTTCCGCCGCCGCATCCGGCTGGATACCTATAGCCATTACCCCATCCATACCCAGGCCATCCGCGAATGGCGTGAAAAGGAAAAGAATAGTGGATAG
- a CDS encoding isocitrate lyase/PEP mutase family protein, with protein sequence MSMETSAKRATFRKLHESGHFVIPNPWDIGGVRRLEKLGYKALASTSAGYAWSIGRDDGQVTVDEMLAHLTTLCAATDLPVNADFEGGYAADPDGVAANVTRAVATGVAGISIEDITDRELYPMTLAVERIQAARAAIDATGQDVLLIGRSEGYRVGRTKVDDTIERLVAYSAAGADVLYPPWVVDLGEVRAIVEAVAPKPVSILLHHAGINVADLAAVGVRRMSVGARFASIAWAAFDKAALSVRDEGHLP encoded by the coding sequence ATGAGTATGGAAACCTCGGCCAAACGCGCCACCTTCCGCAAGCTCCACGAATCCGGCCATTTCGTCATCCCCAACCCGTGGGACATCGGCGGTGTGCGCCGGTTGGAGAAGCTGGGGTACAAGGCGCTGGCCTCCACCAGCGCCGGTTACGCCTGGTCGATCGGCCGCGATGACGGCCAGGTGACCGTGGACGAAATGCTGGCCCATCTGACCACCCTATGCGCCGCCACCGACTTGCCGGTCAATGCCGACTTCGAGGGCGGCTACGCCGCCGATCCCGATGGGGTGGCGGCCAACGTGACGCGGGCCGTCGCCACCGGCGTGGCCGGGATATCGATCGAGGACATCACCGACCGCGAGTTGTATCCAATGACGCTGGCCGTGGAACGCATTCAGGCGGCGCGGGCGGCCATCGACGCCACCGGCCAGGACGTGCTGCTCATCGGCCGCAGCGAGGGCTACCGCGTCGGCCGGACGAAGGTCGATGATACGATTGAACGGCTGGTGGCCTATTCGGCCGCCGGAGCCGACGTGCTGTACCCGCCCTGGGTGGTCGATCTGGGCGAAGTAAGGGCCATCGTCGAAGCCGTCGCCCCCAAGCCGGTGAGCATTCTGCTGCACCATGCGGGTATCAACGTGGCCGATCTGGCCGCGGTCGGGGTGCGGCGCATGAGCGTGGGGGCGCGGTTTGCCTCCATCGCCTGGGCCGCTTTCGATAAGGCCGCCCTATCCGTGCGCGATGAAGGGCATTTGCCGTAG
- a CDS encoding GntR family transcriptional regulator, with the protein MLRRAPSLTDQVKTHIKDLILQGEFPGGRIPPEMELAEALGVSRTTVRDALSRLEMEGTISRRQGAGTFVNNPVLQIHSRLEEIWGYEAMLEAHGFTPSTRLIETLEISAGDSPYDAATAGDLQLAPDEPLVLVTKLFLENDAPVILTRNSIPRRLIAEPYQADDLGRPLYEFLEQFSRQRLSYYVTDIVPLAADAITADLLKIDPGTPLVSFDEIGYDDSNMPIVKAHSYFRDDLLRLRLLRRRV; encoded by the coding sequence ATGCTCCGTCGCGCTCCATCCCTGACCGACCAGGTCAAAACCCACATCAAGGACCTCATCCTGCAGGGCGAGTTCCCTGGCGGCCGTATCCCCCCGGAGATGGAACTGGCCGAGGCTCTGGGCGTCAGCCGCACCACCGTGCGCGATGCCCTCAGCCGCCTGGAGATGGAAGGCACGATCAGCCGCCGCCAGGGTGCGGGCACGTTCGTCAACAACCCGGTGCTGCAAATTCATTCGCGGCTGGAGGAGATTTGGGGCTACGAGGCGATGCTGGAGGCCCACGGCTTCACGCCCTCGACGCGTCTCATCGAGACGCTGGAAATCAGCGCCGGCGATTCGCCCTACGACGCGGCCACGGCCGGCGACCTGCAACTCGCGCCCGACGAACCACTGGTGCTGGTGACCAAGCTCTTTCTGGAGAACGACGCGCCGGTCATCCTGACCCGCAACTCCATCCCGCGGCGTCTCATCGCCGAGCCATACCAGGCCGACGATCTGGGCCGGCCGCTGTACGAATTTCTGGAGCAGTTCAGCCGGCAGCGACTGTCGTATTACGTGACCGACATCGTGCCGCTGGCGGCCGACGCGATCACCGCTGATTTGCTGAAGATCGACCCCGGCACGCCACTGGTGTCGTTTGATGAGATCGGCTACGACGACAGCAATATGCCCATCGTCAAGGCCCACTCTTACTTTCGTGATGACCTTCTGCGCCTGCGCCTGCTGCGTCGTAGGGTGTAG